A genome region from Erigeron canadensis isolate Cc75 chromosome 3, C_canadensis_v1, whole genome shotgun sequence includes the following:
- the LOC122593509 gene encoding EEF1A lysine methyltransferase 4 has protein sequence MDVTDKEASESGKRTAVGPPSVLSYLDPNYWNERFSSEDHYEWLKDYSHFQHLIQQNIKPSSSVLELGCGNSQLCDELYKDGITDLTCIDLSSVAVEKTQKRLLLKGYKDIKVLEGDMLNLSFADESFDVVIEKGTMDVLFVDSGDPWNPRPEVVSRAMAMLQGVHRVLNPHGIFISIAFGQPHFRRPLYNAPEFTWSIEYTTFGDGFHYFFYILRKGCRSLAADADINKVETPSMCLYHDELEDENYLFRTNITETDDETDDV, from the exons atggatgtAACAGATAAGGAGGCGTCGGAAAGTGGCAAGAGAACCGCCGTGGGTCCACCGTCCGTCTTATCATACCTTGACCCCAACTACTG GAATGAGAGGTTTAGCAGTGAAGATCATTATGAATGGCTTAAAGATTATTCCCATTTTCAGCATCTTATTCAACAAAATATCAAACCATCTTCTTCT GTATTGGAGCTGGGGTGTGGAAACTCACAATTGTGTGACGAGTTATATAAAGATGGAATTACCGACCTAACCTGCATTGATCTATCTTCAGTTGCAGTTGAGAAGACGCAGAAACGGTTGCTGTTAAAAGGCTACAAAG ATATCAAAGTGTTGGAAGGTGACATGCTGAATCTTTCCTTTGCTGATGAGTCCTTTGATGTTGTTATAGAGAAAGGAACTATG GATGTTTTGTTCGTGGACAGTGGTGACCCATGGAACCCACGGCCCGAGGTTGTTAGCAGAGCAATGGCAATGCTTCAAGGTGTTCACAGGGTCTTAAATCCCCATGGTATTTTCATCTCCATCGCTTTTGGTCAG CCACACTTCAGGCGTCCACTATATAATGCCCCTGAGTTTACATGGTCCATTGAGTATACTACATTTGGCGATGGATTtcactatttcttttatatcttGAGAAAG GGATGCAGATCATTAGCCGCTGATGCCGATATCAACAAGGTTGAGACGCCATCTATGTGCCTTTACCATGACGAGTTAGAGGATGAAAATTACTTATTTCGCACCAACATTACTGAAACTGATGATGAAACAGATGATGTATAG
- the LOC122591872 gene encoding putative nuclease HARBI1 → MSTSSSSNEIILPPMLPDLSTGSSFLFFKDALAAVEELEDSGSSNDTRAYIERHREEAHEKLMRDYFAKPPKFGERFFRHRYRMSKRLFLKIVGDIEAQYLYFQQHTDSRNRQGFSLIQKCTSAIKQLSTGEPSENFDEYLCMADRTSRECLINFCDAVINIYGREFLRRPTSHDIAMIQQAHEARHHLPGMLGSLDCTHVEWRYCLRSLKRQYTRGDHKVPTIIIEAVASQDLWIWHSFFGPPGSNNDINVLNQSPCMTRWFTFVKAYPHPVDPKEKKFKRVQEAARKDIERVFGVLKGKWKILERRIRFYDLDKIGKVVEACCILHNMIIKDDGRAISPVHIMDQPTPIVYDPSVLPELHDENVHHRLRYDFTEHVSGLDLAYLDDPTFQPTPIEDLI, encoded by the exons ATGTCTACTTCATCTTCATCCAACGAAATCATCCTCCCACCTATGCTACCCGACTTATCAACGGGtagttcatttttattttttaaagacgCGTTAGCGGCGGTGGAAGAGCTAGAAGACTCGGGTTCCTCTAATGACACCCGCGCATACATCGAGCGACATCGAGAAGAAGCCCATGAAAAGTTAATGCGTGATTATTTCGCGAAACCGCCAAAATTCGGCGAACGCTTCTTTCGACATCGTTATCGCATGAGTAAACGgttgtttttaaagattgttGGTGACATTGAAGCTCAATACCTGTATTTCCAACAACATACGGACTCAAGGAATAGACAAGGTTTCTCGCTGATACAGAAATGCACGTCGGCAATCAAGCAACTCTCGACCGGTGAACCATCGGAGAACTTCGATGAGTATTTATGCATGGCCGATCGCACGTCACGCGAATGTCTTATCAACTTTTGTGATGCGGTCATTAATATATATGGGCGCGAGTTTTTACGTAGGCCAACGTCCCATGATATAGCTATGATCCAACAGGCGCATGAAGCGCGACATCATCTTCCTGGGATGCTTGGTAGTCTTGATTGTACGCATGTCGAATGGAGGTATTGTCTAAGGAGTTTGAAAAGGCAATACACACGTGGGGATCATAAAGTCCCTACGATCATAATTGAGGCTGTCGCTTCACAAGATTTATGGATATGGCATTCGTTTTTTGGTCCTCCCGGGTCAAATAACGATATTAATGTGTTGAATCAGTCGCCTTGTATGACAAG GTGGTTTACGTTTGTTAAGGCTTATCCACACCCTGTCGatccaaaagaaaagaagttcaAGAGAGTACAAGAAGCGGCAAGAAAAGATATTGAAAGGGTTTTTGGTGTTCTTAAGGGAAAATGGAAGATTTTGGAGCGCCGGATTCGTTTTTACGATTTAGACAAGATCGGCAAAGTCGTCGAAGCGTGTTGTatattgcacaacatgatcattaAGGACGACGGGAGGGCAATTTCACCGGTTCATATAATGGACCAACCGACACCGATAGTGTATGATCCTAGCGTTTTACCGGAGTTGCATGACGAAAACGTCCATCATCGTCTCCGGTATGATTTTACAGAGCATGTATCGGGTCTAGATTTGGCATACCTCGATGACCCGACTTTTCAACCAACACCGATTGAagatttaatttag
- the LOC122591873 gene encoding uncharacterized protein LOC122591873, protein MGICASIQSSKNQQTFLITNGPKSSSTTTTKVINSIDGKLQEYRQPIKARHVLSDQLPNNTNYFLCNSEDMFVNCHVPHVPEDEDLQLGQIYFLMPVSKSLKPISLQELCVLAIKASLALKKNEEITKRTTSFSGLRKRNGKLVKRSSNERVDFQLALKKLA, encoded by the coding sequence ATGGGCATATGTGCATCAATTCAATCTTCAAAAAACCaacaaacatttttaatcaCCAATGgcccaaaatcatcatcaacaacaacaacaaaagtgATCAACTCAATAGATGGGAAGCTACAAGAATATAGGCAACCAATCAAAGCCCGCCACGTATTATCCGACCAATTACCCAACAACACAAACTACTTCCTATGTAATTCCGAAGACATGTTTGTCAATTGTCACGTGCCACACGTGCCAGAAGATGAAGATCTCCAATTGGGtcaaatatattttcttatgccagtttcaaaatctttaaaacCAATTTCTTTACAAGAACTTTGTGTGTTGGCGATTAAAGCAAGTTTGgctcttaaaaaaaatgaagagaTAACGAAGAGGACGACGTCGTTTAGTGGACTACGTAAAAGGAATGGCAAATTAGTAAAGAGATCATCAAATGAGAGGGTGGATTTCCAGTTGGCGTTGAAAAAACTTGCATGA
- the LOC122591322 gene encoding protein TIC 62, chloroplastic produces the protein MELRSIQSPLLSSIPTTKTLCYNNQLSSSSSSSISFGSKRTVQSNVVKHRSLQFDVRASATISVQPAETKSKDGEKDGNVIFVAGATGKVGSRTVRELLKLGFNVRAGVRSIQKAESLVKSVEQMKLDEALSDGSQPIEKLQLVECDLEKPEQIKGALGSASIVICCIGASEKEIFDVTGPYRIDFLATKNLIDAAAAAKAKQFILVTSLGTNKFGFPAAVLNLFWGVLCWKRKAEEALLASGIPYTIVRPGGMERPTDTFKETHNLTLAMEDTLFGGLVSNLQVAELLAFMAKNPTLSYCKVVEVVAETTAPLTPMGDLLTKIPPKRVVPSPPKEPETPKEPQAPKEPEASKEPEPVSKTESIAAETQSETKPASTRPLSPYTMYEGLKPPASPIPTAPGGSKVVVEAGSAPKEPEASKEPEPVFKTESVATETQSETKPASTRPLSPYTMYEGLKPPASPIPTAPGSSKVVVEAVSAPPTDSELSIKSETTAITSEPAPEAAVSETTRPLSPYTAYDNLKPPTSPSPSTPSVSPPPPVSVDNGSPITSAPENPTVKPRPLSPYHMYENLKPPTSPIPSTP, from the exons ATGGAGCTTCGGTCTATTCAATCTCCATTACTCAGTAGCATTCCTACAACAAAAACATTATGTTACAATAACCAACTTAGTAGTAGCAGTAGTAGTAGTATTTCTTTTGGTTCCAAAAGAACTGTTCAGTCAAATGTTGTCAAACATAGATCTCTTCAGTTCGATGTTCGAGCCTCAG CAACAATTAGTGTGCAGCCTGCTGAAACCAAATCAAAAGATGGTGAAAAAGACGGAAATGTCATCTTTGTAGCTGGAGCAACTGGAAAAGTTGGTTCACGAACAGTAAG GGAGCTTTTGAAATTGGGATTTAATGTTCGAGCTGGTGTACGAAGTATTCAAAAAGCAGAATCTTTGGTGAAA AGCGTAGAGCAAATGAAACTTGATGAAGCATTATCTGACGGAAGTCAGC CTATAGAGAAGCTTCAACTTGTGGAATGTGACTTGGAGAAACCGGAGCAGATTAAGGGGGCATTGGGCAGTGCTTCAATCGTTATATGTTGCATTGGGGCAAGCGAAAAGGAGATATTTGATGTTACGGGACCTTACCGAATTGACTTCCTAGCAACAAAAAACCTTATTGATGCAG CTGCTGCTGCAAAGGCAAAACAGTTTATTTTGGTTACTTCTTTAGGTACAAACAAGTTTGGTTTTCCTGCTGCTGTCTTAAA TTTGTTTTGGGGAGTCCTATGCTGGAAAAGGAAGGCTGAAGAAGCACTGCTTGCTAGTGGGATTCCTTACACT ATAGTGAGACCTGGAGGCATGGAGCGTCCTACAGATACTTTTAAGGAAACACATAATCTTACACTTGCTATGGAAGATACTTTATTTGGTGGTCTTGTATCTAATCTCCAG GTGGCAGAACTCCTTGCCTTTATGGCCAAAAACCCCACTCTCTCATATTGTAAAGTAGTGGAAGTAGTTGCAGAAACAACGGCACCATTGACCCCCATGGGTGACCTCCTAACAAAAATACCACCTAAACGTGTTGTACCTTCCCCGCCCAAG GAACCAGAAACTCCCAAAGAACCACAAGCTCCCAAAGAACCAGAAGCCAGCAAAGAACCCGAGCCTGTTTCTAAGACTGAAAGCATTGCCGCAGAAACACAATCAGAGACAAAACCAGCTTCAACAAGGCCACTCTCTCCATATACAAT GTATGAAGGTCTGAAACCCCCTGCATCCCCCATTCCGACAGCACCTGGCGGCAGTAAGGTGGTAGTTGAAGCAGGATCAGCTCCCAAAGAACCAGAAGCCAGCAAAGAACCCGAGCCTGTTTTTAAGACTGAAAGCGTTGCCACAGAAACACAATCGGAGACAAAACCAGCTTCAACAAGGCCACTCTCCCCGTATACCAT GTATGAAGGTCTAAAACCGCCTGCATCCCCTATTCCGACAGCACCTGGCAGCAGTAAGGTGGTAGTTGAAGCAGTATCAGCGCCGCCTACTGATTCTGAACTTAGCATAAAGTCGGAAACCACAGCTATCACATCTGAACCTGCACCAGAGGCTGCAGTATCAGAAACAACCAGGCCTCTATCTCCTTACACTGC ATATGACAATTTGAAGCCCCCTACATCACCATCTCCAAGTACCCCGTCagtatcaccaccaccaccagtgtCTGTAGACAATGGGTCTCCCATTACTTCCGCACCAGAGAATCCAACAGTGAAGCCAAGGCCACTTTCACCTTATCACAT GTACGAAAACTTGAAGCCTCCAACGTCTCCCATTCCATCCACTCCATAA